Below is a genomic region from Mycoplasma phocoeninasale.
AATAAATAAACTAACCCACGAGAATTTCAATAATTTAAACTGCCATATCCCTTAATAAAGTTATTAATGTTATCAACAACTCTCATGAATTTAAGACTACTGATATTTAGAAGAGGATTTTCAACATAATCATTGAAGAGTTCATATTTTTCATGAAGACCTTGTTCACCAACTCCAAATTTAAGGTTTGTGGCATAATTTCTAAAACCATTAATGTAAAAAGTTTTGGTTTTAATTTCATTAGATATCAAGCTTTGATTGTCAAAAGTAGTGATGTTATTGATTTTAAAGGTAATGTAGTTGCTACGTTTATCAAGACTTTCTTTAATTTCACTTTTTGATCAGTCTATATCAATTGATTTGATGGCAAGATTAAACTTATTTAAGTATAAAATTAAGAAGTTAACAAATGTATCGCGGAATTGTTGGTTGTCAGCTTTGAGTCATGAGCTAGCCTGAATGTATTGATTTTTATAAAGTTTTTGTAGCAAAATTGGCTCACGCATACTATTAGAAATGTCGCGAACTCTTACTAATCCCGAGTTGTTTTGCAAGTCATTTACTAGGCGAAAAATTATTGTTTGAAAGTCAAAGAAAACGGGATCTTGAATTCGGTAAAAATCCTTATTAATATTTTTTAAATTAGCTAAGTAATAAAATCAGCCATTGCTGTAGCCATTATATTTTTTGATATCTTCAAAATTATATTCGTTAAATAGTGAAGCAATTTTATTTTGTGGGTTATCTGTACTTTGAATTTTGATATTATCATATTGAGAAATAACTTGCTCATTTGCTTTTTTGAGTTCAAAATTAAATCTGTATTTAATCTCTTCTCCGTCTCTAAAAATTAGACTTTGAGATTTCTGATCAATTATTGGATTACTTAGATAAGTTTTCTTTCCGTTTTTGTAATGAAAGATAAAAGGTTTAATATCATTAAGTGTGGCTATTTGCTGCAAAGTTAGTAATTTTAAATAGCGTTCAGTGACAATATTTTCATCAATCTGAACACCTTTTTTTTGGCACGCAGCAGCCACTAGGGGAAATGAAAGTGAAATAAGGGGTAGAAAAATGAGAAATTTTTTGCGATTTCTCATTCTAGTGATTTTGTCCCAAGTCTAAAAATACATCACCTTGTCCCTCATTTTGTCTACCATCTAAGCATTTAATTTTATAGTGATAGTAAATATTTCTTTGACTTTCATCATAATCAAAGTAGCAATGTACTTCGTGATTGCCAACGAAATACTCTAAATTAGGAATGTATACCTCCATATATTTTTGGAATTCTGGATTTTTAAGTGTGTCCGGAATAAAGCCATAACGATTTAATTGATCTTTAGCATCAGAAAATCATTTGGTTATGTTTTCTCATAATTTTTTTATGTAATTATCTTTTTCAATTTGACTGCCTAAAGCACTGTATTCTTTTTTGGCCAAATCGGTTAGTTTGAATGTTGAGTTTTCAATCACTTCATTTACTCTTTTTGTTAATTCTTCACCAATTAAACTACCTTCTCTATTAACATCTGAAGCGTGAAAATTATTTCCCCTAACATCGATTGTGTCTGTTGGGTGATTAGTTTTTTTATCAGCGCCTTTATTATTACAAGCAACCATAATAATTGGTAATGCAATAAATTGTGATGATAGTAAAGCCATAATAATCTTATTTTTCTTAGAAATCTTCTTAAACATAATTTATACCAGCCCTTTCTTTATATAAAATTTTACTATCATTTGAAGATTAAGCACTTTTTTTATCATAAAAGCCGCTAAAAAAGGCGATTTTTTCATTTATAGATAATAAAGTAATAAAATTTTTATACATAATGTATTATGTATCTCAAAAAATGAGAAAAGAAGATAATCGAAAGGACAACACAAATATGAAAAAACGATTCAAGATGTTAATTAGTTTGACAAGCATTTCAGCCATTGCGGCATTGCCACTAGTTGCAGCTTCATGTGTGAATAGCCAAAATAAAGAAACTAACGTATCAAATTTAGAAGTATACAAGCAATTTAATCAATTTATTAATGATACCCACGGAAGAAAAGCAGAAAACATTAATAACTTTAAAGAATCTAATTTAGTGTTAGAAAAAAATGGTGATAAAATTGCTAAATCTTTGGGAATTAAATTGACTAATGGGCAATCATTAACTACAGCAGCCTTAGATCCTTTATACGATCAAGACGTTACTATTGACCCATCTCATAACATTTATGGTAGCTATCATGCATATCGTGTTTTAAAGAAAATGATTGCGGCAATGGGATATGAAAACCATACTGGTGATAATATTACTTACCCCGACCAAAATATTATCAATAACCAAAAAAATCAAGCAGCACCTGATTCAAAAATCACAGACTTGGGAGTAACATCAATTACTACCTTCAAAGACGGTGGAAAACACCAAGCAATAGTAAATAAAGCAAATGAGGATATGAAAAAAACTGGCTTTATAACTCAAGGTTTTCTATATGAAACTGCAAACAACCGTACAAACAACATTGGAAATAACATTATTGTAACTATTAACCCAAGTGATAAAGTCTTGAAAAATAGCAAAAATGTCAATCGTGCTGTTAAAGATTTTTACATTTCATCACACTACGACTCTACTAATAACGTAGGTCCTAAGGGAATTTCATGAGGTGCAACAGATAACGCAACTGGTGTTTCTGTTAACTTATCATTACTAAAATACTTTTCAGATCCAAAAAATCGTGAAAATCTAGGAGTAAGATTACACATTTTATTTGTTGATGCTGAAGAGCTTGGAAAATTAGGTTCAGAAGCTTTTGTAGAACAATTTTTAAAATCTAAAAAACAAGGCAATAACGAAGCAAATGAACTTCTAAAAAATTCAATAGGAATGATTAACCTAGATACTGTTGCTGGCGGCGATAGAATGTATGTTCACTCGCCAAATACTGATCCAAATTTAGCAAGAGGTGGAAGAATTTATGGGAATGTTTCAAAAATCATTCGTGATCAAATCAACGCAATCTCAAGAATTAGAAGTGAGAAATTAAAAGATCCATCACAAGAACTTGAAATTCACCCACAATTCACACCAGGTGAATATAAACCTGGAGAAACTGGTGATTGATCAGATCATGCACCATTTTATATAAAAGCTAATATTCCAGTAGCATACATTGAATCAACAAATTTTGCTATTAAATCAAAAACAGAAGTTTATGATGGATATGCTCAAACAACTAACCCTAATGCTTGAGTATTGAAAGATGGCAAGAACATTGAATCTCTAGTTAAGAGAAAAATTAACAATGGTTTAATCGAAGTTTATGACTGACCTGAAGGAATAACTAAAAAAGATTTTGCTATATCAGGCGATATATGACATAGTGACTTAGATCGCCCTGATTGAGTTTTGAAAAATATTGGATCAAGATTCTATAAACAACAAGATACAGTTTATGAATCATTGAAAGAATATTTTGCTTCAATGTATAGTATTAATGACAAAGATGAAATACAATACATTATCTAAAAAATGTTAAGCTATAAAAAAAGTGCCAAAGATGTTGGCATTTTTTTTGTTTGTTTTTGTCGCTTTTTTATCACAAAAATAATAAAAAGATTTAAATAGAAGTCCTAATATTCCCTAATATATTATTATCTCAAAAAACATAAGATTACTTTTTATAGTATAATAAATGATTATGAGTATATTATCAATAAGTCAAAAAGTAAATGATGCGAATATTAATGCACCTCAATATATATTTATATATATGATTAGTAATTTATTAGAGTTTTTAGGAAAAATGCATAATTTTTTGTGACCTTCGCAGGCTCTTTCTGTTATGGATTATGAAAAAAATTAAGGTTTTAGAGACTTTTTCTGGAATAGGTGCACAAAATAAAGCTATAAAAATCTTGAACAAAAATAACAAAACAAAGTTTGAAATTGTTGCAACATGCGAATGAGATGCGAGGGCAATTATTACATATTCAGCCATGCACGACAATTTATATAACGTAACTAGTCAAATTCTTGAAAAATATAAGTTGACTAATGAAAAATCTATAAATGATTTTTTAAAGGGAAAAACCTTCTCTCTCAATTCAAAAAAACCATCACATGTCGAAAGAAAAGATTTAACCTTTAAAAAGTACCTAGTAGCCGCAACTTTGCTTCAAAATAACCAAGTTGATATAACGCAGTTAGATTCTAAAATTATTGATGCTAAGAAAATAGATTTGATAACCTATTCCTTTCCATGTCAAGGATTGTCGATTGCGAATATGGGGAGGGCAAAAGGAATTAATGATCCTAAAAGTACGTCAAGTCTTGTTTGACAAATCTATAGAGTTTTGAAAAATGCAAATCACAAACCTAAATTTTTATTAATGGAAAACGTTAAAAATATACTTTCTAAAAAATTTTTGCCAGAGTATAATGAGTGGAAAAAAATACTACGGGAGTTGGGATACAAGACATTTACAACTACTCTTAATGGTATTAATCATGGTTCTATTCAAAAAAGAGAAAGAGTTTTTGCATTATCAGTACTAGAAAATTTAAAAATTCCATTTTCAACCGATGAAGAATACAAAGAAAAATTAAATTCCATAGCAAATAAACTAAATCAAGTTAAAATTCGTAATAAGTTAGAATCAATATTTAAAAGTTCTCCGGTAGACGAAATTTTAGATTCGTTAATTAATGCTACACCTTCAAGAATAAGAATGGTCAAAACGGCTAAAAACTTAAATGATAACATAAAACAAGAGAGATGCGTAAATACATTAACGACTAAACAAGATCGAATTCCTAATATTGGGATTCTAGACGTTAATTATTCAATAGCTAATAAGCTAAAATATCGGTTTATAACCCCACGTGAAGCTTTCATGATTATGGGATTTAGTAGCGAAGATTTTGATAATATTAAGACCTTTCATAATTTGGGGATATTAACTAAAGAATCACTATATCGTCAAGCTGGCAATTCAATTGTTGTTGATGTCTTAAAAGATGTATTTGTGTTAATAAAAGAAATTTATGAAAATAACGTATAGGAGATAAAAATGAAAAAATCAAATGGATATTGATATATTGGGACCAATGTATGAAAATATATTGAAGAGTCAAAAAATTGACTATTACAAGAATTATCACAAAAAATCACTAAAACTGAAAAATATACAATAACATATGAAAAAGATATTAAGGATGGTTTTATATTATGTTATTTTGATGCTTGAGTAGAAAGAACTTTTTATACTAATAAATCGAAGGACATGAAAAGGAATTTATATTCTCCTTCTACAATTAATCAATTTTTATCTGTCATAGAGGCATTTGGAATTATAGAATCAATAACTGATAATAAATACTCCTTGACTAAGGAATTTGTCAGAATTTTGGATTTAAATCGAGAATATAGAACAAGAGCTTACTATGATTTTCTTGCACAAAATATTATTAATAAAATTCTTAAACCATTTTTGAATGATTTGCGAAATAATAATGATGAATTAATGACTTTTGATGACGAGGAGAACGATGATAAGGAGTTAAATAAAAATAATCAAATAGCTTTGTCAATATTTTTAGATTATCACGATACTAAAAGCAAAATTAAGAGATTAATAAAGCAATATAAAGAAGCGAAAACCGAAAAATATTGAAATATATTTGGAATTAATCGAATAAACATTAATCAAATTGCTGCCCCTTATAAAAACGAAATTGAACAATTAATGGATGACATAAAAATAAATATTTGCAAAATCAATGATATTTCACACAATGATTTTGTTTTGGATGTAATTACTAGTCCTTTGCCTTTTGAAAATATTACAATTGACCATTTAGAATTAAAGCCAATTGAAAAAAAATCTAAATTTTTATTTTCCGGATGTTATTCTGTTAATGAATTAATTGAAACGTTTAGAAAATACATGGTAATATTGCCGGTTTATCAGCGAGACTATGTATGAGACAAGGAGCAAATACAAAGTTTACTAGAAAATTTATACAATGACTTTAATAACAATAATTTTTCTTATTTAAATAATATTATTTTTTCAGTACTTAAAAACACATTAGAAGAAGATGATCCTTATGTTTTTGAAATGGTTGATGGTCAACAAAGAATTATGACTATAATTTTGTTGCTTCTAGCAATTACAAAGTATATCGCTATTAGTAGTAAAAAAATACCAAGCGAAATGCATGAATTATTCTACGATGAGCAAAGAAATATATTTAATATTTTTTACAATCTTGGTGATGTTGAATCCTATAAAGAACTTGAATCTATAATTAATGGTAAATTTAACATTGATTCGCATACTGTATCTCCTAGAATTGAACGTGCTCTTGAATGAATACTTGAATTTTTGGTTGAAATAGAAAATAAAGATAAGCGTAACAATGAAACAATATTAAATTTTTATAATCATATTTTTAATAATACTTTCTTGACTTTTACTAAAATTCACAATAAAAAAGGTGACCAAATATTTCAAGCTTTGAATCAAAATGTAAAGGCCCTTAACTCTTTAGATTTGTTGAGAAATTATTTTTATGGAAAAATTGCCGATAAGGTAGATGAAAATGATAAATTAATAAAAAAATTAAAAGTAGAGTTTTTGGATTATTTTATAAAAAAGAATAAGCAAGTTTTTAATCCCAAATTGTTGGAAACCTTTACAGTTACATATTATTGTCGTCTTATGGATTCTTATCCTCCTAAAAAAGAAAATCTTACTAAAGACATGCACATCTATAACTTATTAGTTAATATAGTGGAAAAACTAGCGGAGATAAACAATAATGATTTCGAAAAAGTTCTTAAAGAATTAATTCATGCAAAGGAAAAATTTAATTATATACTAGAGGCTAATAAACAAAAGAATTTCAATTATCCAATCTCTGAAAATGAAGCAATATCAGCACAAATACTAGCATGTACATTCAAGCAAACTAATAGCGTATTCATTCCATTAATTTGAGAGTTATTAGAAAAGTTCAATGTTTTTGAATTTCGTGAAAGGGATAACAACAACAAAAACGATAGCATTACAAAATTATCAAGTTATTTATATGAAATTGAAAGATTTCTAATTTTTTGAAAATTTATAGGTTTTAGTGGCGAATCTCTATCTCCAAAATTGAATTCTATTAGTAAAATGATTAGATCATCAAAAATTAAATCTCCAATTGAGCTTGGAAGAGAATTAAAAAAATCCGTGCCCGAACTTAATGCAACTAATATTATGGATTTAAATAGTTCTCTTCGAAAAACTCTTGAATCCAAATATGCCAAACCAAAGGATATTAGAAATGATAAAAATAATAAAATTAAGACTCTTTTATTGCTTAGAATTAATTTTTACTTAAACAATGAAAATAATATTATCATTAATGGCGGAACTCCTGAAATAAATAAAGACAACTTTTATAAGGATAAAACATTTGAGCATTGATATT
It encodes:
- a CDS encoding MAG3240 family lipoprotein; this encodes MRNRKKFLIFLPLISLSFPLVAAACQKKGVQIDENIVTERYLKLLTLQQIATLNDIKPFIFHYKNGKKTYLSNPIIDQKSQSLIFRDGEEIKYRFNFELKKANEQVISQYDNIKIQSTDNPQNKIASLFNEYNFEDIKKYNGYSNGWFYYLANLKNINKDFYRIQDPVFFDFQTIIFRLVNDLQNNSGLVRVRDISNSMREPILLQKLYKNQYIQASSWLKADNQQFRDTFVNFLILYLNKFNLAIKSIDIDWSKSEIKESLDKRSNYITFKINNITTFDNQSLISNEIKTKTFYINGFRNYATNLKFGVGEQGLHEKYELFNDYVENPLLNISSLKFMRVVDNINNFIKGYGSLNYWNSRGLVYLFSKFKDKILSLDIPDVYKNVDAKYEIEDVQFTKYFKTDQIIRLIIKVTKKDGTEKRYVLLSQNFDDHGHYLRGIALKNVAVADLKPQDYHIFRENQNSKIKGIKLDDFIDSDINKPFTSLVQNALDRVYERWEGRNQVDASTIKKDDESMQVLMAYLNNFLLSYALENDDDEIHSGIKKIELQSVKSEESGKLTLNLAAYKFINNDDLNFSNLNEKPFYEFSIKINGFKDDSGANANSFTLIKKGAI
- a CDS encoding M28 family peptidase translates to MKKRFKMLISLTSISAIAALPLVAASCVNSQNKETNVSNLEVYKQFNQFINDTHGRKAENINNFKESNLVLEKNGDKIAKSLGIKLTNGQSLTTAALDPLYDQDVTIDPSHNIYGSYHAYRVLKKMIAAMGYENHTGDNITYPDQNIINNQKNQAAPDSKITDLGVTSITTFKDGGKHQAIVNKANEDMKKTGFITQGFLYETANNRTNNIGNNIIVTINPSDKVLKNSKNVNRAVKDFYISSHYDSTNNVGPKGISWGATDNATGVSVNLSLLKYFSDPKNRENLGVRLHILFVDAEELGKLGSEAFVEQFLKSKKQGNNEANELLKNSIGMINLDTVAGGDRMYVHSPNTDPNLARGGRIYGNVSKIIRDQINAISRIRSEKLKDPSQELEIHPQFTPGEYKPGETGDWSDHAPFYIKANIPVAYIESTNFAIKSKTEVYDGYAQTTNPNAWVLKDGKNIESLVKRKINNGLIEVYDWPEGITKKDFAISGDIWHSDLDRPDWVLKNIGSRFYKQQDTVYESLKEYFASMYSINDKDEIQYII
- a CDS encoding DNA cytosine methyltransferase, producing the protein MKKIKVLETFSGIGAQNKAIKILNKNNKTKFEIVATCEWDARAIITYSAMHDNLYNVTSQILEKYKLTNEKSINDFLKGKTFSLNSKKPSHVERKDLTFKKYLVAATLLQNNQVDITQLDSKIIDAKKIDLITYSFPCQGLSIANMGRAKGINDPKSTSSLVWQIYRVLKNANHKPKFLLMENVKNILSKKFLPEYNEWKKILRELGYKTFTTTLNGINHGSIQKRERVFALSVLENLKIPFSTDEEYKEKLNSIANKLNQVKIRNKLESIFKSSPVDEILDSLINATPSRIRMVKTAKNLNDNIKQERCVNTLTTKQDRIPNIGILDVNYSIANKLKYRFITPREAFMIMGFSSEDFDNIKTFHNLGILTKESLYRQAGNSIVVDVLKDVFVLIKEIYENNV
- a CDS encoding DUF262 domain-containing protein — translated: MKKSNGYWYIGTNVWKYIEESKNWLLQELSQKITKTEKYTITYEKDIKDGFILCYFDAWVERTFYTNKSKDMKRNLYSPSTINQFLSVIEAFGIIESITDNKYSLTKEFVRILDLNREYRTRAYYDFLAQNIINKILKPFLNDLRNNNDELMTFDDEENDDKELNKNNQIALSIFLDYHDTKSKIKRLIKQYKEAKTEKYWNIFGINRININQIAAPYKNEIEQLMDDIKINICKINDISHNDFVLDVITSPLPFENITIDHLELKPIEKKSKFLFSGCYSVNELIETFRKYMVILPVYQRDYVWDKEQIQSLLENLYNDFNNNNFSYLNNIIFSVLKNTLEEDDPYVFEMVDGQQRIMTIILLLLAITKYIAISSKKIPSEMHELFYDEQRNIFNIFYNLGDVESYKELESIINGKFNIDSHTVSPRIERALEWILEFLVEIENKDKRNNETILNFYNHIFNNTFLTFTKIHNKKGDQIFQALNQNVKALNSLDLLRNYFYGKIADKVDENDKLIKKLKVEFLDYFIKKNKQVFNPKLLETFTVTYYCRLMDSYPPKKENLTKDMHIYNLLVNIVEKLAEINNNDFEKVLKELIHAKEKFNYILEANKQKNFNYPISENEAISAQILACTFKQTNSVFIPLIWELLEKFNVFEFRERDNNNKNDSITKLSSYLYEIERFLIFWKFIGFSGESLSPKLNSISKMIRSSKIKSPIELGRELKKSVPELNATNIMDLNSSLRKTLESKYAKPKDIRNDKNNKIKTLLLLRINFYLNNENNIIINGGTPEINKDNFYKDKTFEHWYSRNQNNKTTNEDMLAAINLIGNGHLLSRSANSRAKNKPVHNKINESNIPKQNLLYHGKKDLLLPFKTLARDEFSNELELIDLIQKRSNQMVNIMMDIYRYKKEFEYEKEEEK